From one Nocardioides scoriae genomic stretch:
- a CDS encoding aldo/keto reductase yields MPDPLTTPSAPRPHAADLGLGTAALGRPEYLNLDHGRDLASGDLGDGGGARYDRHRLEQHAHEVLDAAWTQGVRHLDAARSYGAAEAFVGSWLAAHPGRREQLRIGSKWGYTYVADFRPGATEHETKDHSEQTLARQWPETLAALGSPPDLYLVHSLTSDSPALDDARLLDRLRGLAADGVRVGLSTSGPDQGEVLVRALALDRTPFSTVQATWNLLEPSAGPALLRAHEAGWSVVVKEAMANGRLAAADGPLAAAARGLGTTPDALALAAATRQPWADVVLSGASALAQLRSNLAARALVDDHGEATGAVLDDLAGPGGPAEPAAAYWATRKRLPWT; encoded by the coding sequence GTGCCCGATCCCCTGACGACGCCGTCCGCCCCCCGGCCCCACGCCGCCGACCTCGGCCTGGGGACGGCCGCGCTGGGCCGTCCGGAGTACCTCAACCTGGACCACGGCCGCGACCTGGCGAGCGGTGACCTGGGCGACGGCGGTGGCGCCCGCTACGACCGCCACCGCCTCGAGCAGCACGCCCACGAGGTCCTCGACGCCGCCTGGACGCAGGGCGTGCGCCACCTCGACGCCGCGCGCTCGTACGGCGCTGCTGAGGCGTTCGTCGGCAGCTGGCTGGCGGCCCACCCCGGCCGCCGCGAGCAGCTGCGGATCGGCTCCAAGTGGGGCTACACCTACGTCGCGGACTTCCGGCCCGGCGCCACGGAGCACGAGACCAAGGACCACTCCGAGCAGACCCTGGCCCGGCAGTGGCCCGAGACGCTCGCCGCGCTCGGGAGCCCGCCCGACCTCTACCTGGTGCACAGCCTCACCTCGGACAGCCCGGCCCTGGACGACGCCCGGCTGCTCGACCGGCTGCGCGGCCTGGCCGCCGACGGGGTGCGGGTCGGGCTCTCGACCAGCGGCCCCGACCAGGGCGAGGTGCTGGTGCGGGCGCTCGCGCTGGACCGCACGCCGTTCAGCACCGTGCAGGCGACGTGGAACCTCCTCGAGCCGTCCGCCGGGCCGGCGCTCCTCCGGGCGCACGAGGCCGGCTGGTCGGTCGTGGTCAAGGAGGCGATGGCCAACGGCCGGCTCGCCGCCGCCGACGGGCCGCTGGCCGCGGCCGCACGCGGGCTCGGCACCACGCCCGACGCGCTGGCGCTGGCCGCCGCCACCCGGCAGCCGTGGGCCGACGTCGTGCTGAGCGGCGCCAGCGCCCTCGCGCAGCTCCGCTCCAACCTGGCGGCGCGGGCGCTGGTCGACGACCACGGTGAGGCGACCGGCGCGGTCCTGGACGACCTCGCGGGTCCGGGCGGCCCCGCGGAGCCGGCGGCGGCGTACTGGGCCACCCGCAAGCGCCTGCCCTGGACCTGA
- the dhaK gene encoding dihydroxyacetone kinase subunit DhaK, with the protein MKKLINQVGDLVPEMLQGLVAADPGLVLLAGQTVVLRRDHAELGGRVALVSGGGAGHEPAHGGYVGEGMLTGAVVGDVFTSPSTDAVLAAVRAVGQEAGVLLVVKNYTGDRLNFGLAAEIARTEGIDVEMVVVGDDVALAAEGEHAGRRGIAGTVLVHKVAGAAAARGDDLAGVRALAQRAAEGVRSMGVSLGACTVPAVGRPGFELGEDEVEWGLGIHGEAGVERGALVTADEVADRLVGAVADDAGLADGARVVLLVNDLGTTPPSELDVVARGALRALRGRGAVVERAWVGRFLTALDMPGCSVSVLPVDDELLALLDAPTRTSAWPAEHRGRVAPQEASEVAAPSVPDDPSAPAGRGGRLAADSPVRRGLLAACAALREAEPELTRMDSEVGDGDLGTGLDRGARAVEAELDDYPADPAGALRGAAATLRRAIGGTSGPLYSILLLRAAAVLDDADAGAVGWVEALAAGAEGIGEVGGASLGDRTMLDALVPLARTWRERLDAGDASGDAVARALAAAREGTAGTADHVAKVGRSSYLGERAKGTPDPGAHAVVVWAEAVATELG; encoded by the coding sequence ATGAAGAAGCTCATCAACCAGGTCGGGGACCTCGTCCCGGAGATGCTGCAGGGACTGGTCGCCGCCGACCCGGGCCTGGTGCTGCTGGCCGGGCAGACCGTCGTGCTGCGACGCGACCACGCCGAGCTCGGCGGACGGGTCGCCCTGGTCTCGGGCGGGGGTGCGGGCCACGAGCCCGCCCACGGCGGCTACGTCGGCGAGGGCATGCTCACCGGCGCGGTGGTGGGCGACGTGTTCACCTCGCCCTCGACCGACGCGGTGCTGGCCGCGGTGCGCGCCGTCGGGCAGGAGGCCGGCGTGCTGCTGGTCGTGAAGAACTACACCGGTGACCGCCTCAACTTCGGGCTGGCGGCCGAGATCGCCCGCACCGAGGGCATCGACGTGGAGATGGTGGTCGTCGGCGACGACGTCGCGCTGGCGGCGGAGGGCGAGCACGCCGGGCGCCGGGGGATCGCCGGCACCGTGCTGGTCCACAAGGTGGCGGGCGCGGCCGCGGCCCGCGGCGACGACCTGGCGGGCGTGCGCGCCCTGGCGCAGCGCGCCGCCGAGGGCGTCCGGTCGATGGGGGTCTCGCTCGGCGCCTGCACCGTGCCCGCGGTCGGCCGGCCCGGCTTCGAGCTCGGCGAGGACGAGGTCGAGTGGGGCCTGGGCATCCACGGCGAGGCCGGGGTCGAGCGCGGGGCGCTGGTCACCGCCGACGAGGTCGCCGACCGGCTGGTGGGGGCTGTGGCCGACGACGCGGGACTCGCGGACGGCGCCCGCGTGGTGCTGCTCGTCAACGACCTCGGGACCACCCCGCCCAGCGAGCTCGACGTGGTCGCCCGGGGCGCGCTGCGCGCGCTGCGCGGGCGCGGGGCCGTCGTGGAGCGGGCCTGGGTGGGCCGCTTCCTCACCGCCCTGGACATGCCGGGCTGCTCGGTGTCGGTGCTCCCCGTCGACGACGAGCTGCTGGCGCTGCTCGACGCCCCGACGCGGACCTCCGCCTGGCCCGCGGAGCACCGCGGCCGCGTCGCCCCCCAGGAGGCGAGCGAGGTCGCCGCCCCCTCGGTCCCCGACGACCCGTCGGCCCCGGCCGGGCGCGGGGGACGCCTGGCGGCCGACAGCCCCGTGCGCCGCGGGCTCCTGGCGGCGTGCGCCGCGCTGCGCGAGGCCGAGCCCGAGCTGACCCGGATGGACAGCGAGGTCGGCGACGGCGACCTCGGCACCGGCCTGGACCGCGGGGCCCGGGCGGTCGAGGCCGAGCTCGACGACTACCCGGCCGACCCGGCGGGTGCCCTGCGCGGCGCCGCCGCGACGCTGCGCCGGGCCATCGGCGGCACCTCGGGCCCGCTCTACTCCATCCTGCTGCTGCGCGCCGCGGCCGTCCTCGACGACGCCGACGCCGGTGCGGTCGGCTGGGTCGAGGCGCTCGCGGCGGGCGCCGAGGGCATCGGCGAGGTCGGCGGCGCCTCGCTCGGCGACCGCACCATGCTCGACGCGCTGGTGCCGCTGGCCCGCACCTGGCGCGAGCGGCTGGACGCCGGCGACGCCTCGGGCGACGCCGTCGCGCGCGCGCTCGCCGCCGCCCGCGAGGGCACGGCCGGCACGGCCGACCACGTCGCCAAGGTGGGCCGGTCGAGCTACCTCGGCGAGCGGGCCAAGGGCACGCCCGACCCGGGCGCCCACGCCGTGGTGGTCTGGGCCGAGGCGGTCGCGACCGAGCTGGGCTGA
- a CDS encoding helix-turn-helix domain-containing protein encodes MPTNLPGDISEVKFLTVAEVAAMMRVSKMTVYRLVHNGELAAVRVGRSFRVSEDDVHEYLRTSFFNAG; translated from the coding sequence ATGCCCACGAACCTGCCCGGAGACATCTCCGAGGTGAAGTTCCTCACCGTCGCCGAGGTCGCCGCCATGATGCGGGTCTCGAAGATGACGGTCTACCGCCTCGTCCACAACGGCGAGCTCGCCGCCGTCCGGGTCGGACGCTCCTTCCGGGTCTCCGAGGACGACGTCCACGAGTACCTCCGCACCAGCTTCTTCAACGCCGGCTGA
- a CDS encoding proline dehydrogenase family protein has translation MPVLRQLLLLLSRSHRVKDVVTRMPVSSGLVTRYVPGEHTEQAVAATQVLADDGLFVTLDFLGEDTLDEAQAEATVAAYLDLLQALGSAGLARHAEVSVKLSAIGQALPEVGAKLSTENGRRICRAAQMVGTTVTLDMEDHTTTDATLATLRELRKDFPDTGAVLQAYLHRTESDCRVLAHEGSRVRLCKGAYKEPEEVAFQERHEVDKSYVRCLKVLMAGSGYPMVATHDPRLVKIASALATRNGRTPGSYEFQMLYGIRAEEQKRLADAGEKVRVYLPYGDEWYGYLMRRLAERPQNLSFFLRSLVSQK, from the coding sequence ATGCCCGTGCTCCGTCAACTGCTCCTGCTGCTCTCGCGCAGCCATCGCGTCAAGGACGTGGTGACCCGGATGCCGGTCAGCAGCGGCCTCGTCACGCGCTACGTCCCCGGCGAGCACACCGAGCAGGCGGTGGCCGCGACCCAGGTGCTCGCGGACGACGGCCTGTTCGTCACCCTCGACTTCCTCGGCGAGGACACCCTCGACGAGGCCCAGGCCGAGGCGACCGTCGCGGCGTACCTCGACCTGCTCCAGGCCCTGGGCTCCGCCGGCCTGGCCCGGCACGCCGAGGTGAGCGTCAAGCTCTCCGCGATCGGCCAGGCCCTGCCCGAGGTCGGTGCCAAGCTCTCGACCGAGAACGGCCGCCGGATCTGCCGCGCGGCCCAGATGGTCGGCACGACGGTGACCCTCGACATGGAGGACCACACCACCACCGACGCGACCCTGGCGACGCTGCGCGAGCTGCGCAAGGACTTCCCCGACACGGGCGCGGTGCTGCAGGCCTACCTGCACCGCACCGAGTCCGACTGCCGCGTCCTGGCCCACGAGGGCAGCCGGGTGCGGCTGTGCAAGGGCGCCTACAAGGAGCCCGAGGAGGTCGCCTTCCAGGAGCGCCACGAGGTCGACAAGTCCTACGTGCGCTGCCTCAAGGTGCTGATGGCCGGCTCCGGCTACCCGATGGTGGCCACCCACGACCCGCGGCTGGTCAAGATCGCCTCGGCGCTGGCGACCCGCAACGGCCGCACGCCCGGCAGCTACGAGTTCCAGATGCTCTACGGCATCCGCGCCGAGGAGCAGAAGCGGCTGGCCGACGCCGGCGAGAAGGTGCGGGTCTACCTGCCCTACGGCGACGAGTGGTACGGCTACCTGATGCGTCGCCTGGCCGAGCGCCCGCAGAACCTCAGCTTCTTCCTGCGCTCGCTGGTGTCCCAGAAGTGA
- a CDS encoding lysophospholipid acyltransferase family protein, with translation MGDAEIIPIGTRGRPGRGTGESKPSSNSRSLAPRSAARARAVEAAEAAEAVPARDRTPAPTDALRDRAADQAVDGPVERPVERPVERSVEQPLDQPGEPPVVPAQSRRADDVTAAPRTPAPPVLVPERAPTRTEHRLPGPSISPRELLSSFTSAAKEVFGDSWEPRLAEILAFLRRRLTGDYAVDDYGFDEELTEQFLLAALRPLAQKWFRIDVIGADNIPAHGGALVVSNHSGTVPVDGLMTMVSVHDQTGRHLRALGADLVFKLPVVADLARRGGATLACNEDAERMLRGGELVGVWPEGFKGIGKPFSERYKLQRFGRGGFVSAAIRTGVPIVPTSVVGAEEIYPLVGNVPSLARLLGIPYLPITPLFPLLGPLGMIPLPSKWLIEFGEPIRTDDYDTGAADDPMLVFNVTDQVRESIQQTLYTLLVKRRSVFG, from the coding sequence ATGGGTGACGCCGAGATCATCCCCATCGGCACCCGCGGACGCCCCGGTCGCGGCACGGGCGAGTCCAAGCCCTCGAGCAACAGCCGCAGCCTGGCGCCGCGGTCGGCCGCGCGTGCCCGCGCCGTCGAGGCCGCCGAGGCGGCCGAGGCCGTGCCCGCGCGGGACCGGACGCCGGCCCCGACCGACGCCCTCCGCGACCGTGCCGCCGATCAGGCGGTGGACGGCCCCGTCGAACGCCCGGTCGAACGCCCCGTCGAGCGGTCGGTCGAGCAGCCCCTCGACCAGCCGGGCGAGCCGCCCGTCGTGCCCGCCCAGTCGCGGCGCGCCGACGACGTCACCGCGGCTCCCCGGACGCCGGCCCCGCCGGTGCTGGTCCCCGAGCGCGCCCCCACCCGCACCGAGCACCGCCTGCCCGGCCCCAGCATCTCGCCGCGAGAGCTGCTCTCCAGCTTCACCTCCGCGGCCAAGGAGGTGTTCGGCGACAGCTGGGAGCCCCGGCTGGCCGAGATCCTGGCGTTCCTGCGCCGACGGCTGACCGGTGACTACGCGGTCGACGACTACGGCTTCGACGAGGAGCTGACCGAGCAGTTCCTGCTGGCGGCGCTGCGACCGCTCGCGCAGAAGTGGTTCCGCATCGACGTCATCGGCGCCGACAACATCCCGGCCCACGGTGGCGCCCTGGTGGTGTCGAACCACTCCGGCACCGTCCCGGTCGACGGCCTCATGACCATGGTGAGCGTGCACGACCAGACCGGTCGCCACCTGCGGGCGCTGGGCGCCGACCTGGTCTTCAAGCTGCCCGTCGTGGCCGACCTGGCCCGCCGCGGGGGCGCCACCCTGGCCTGCAACGAGGACGCCGAGCGGATGCTGCGCGGCGGCGAGCTCGTCGGCGTGTGGCCCGAGGGCTTCAAGGGCATCGGCAAGCCGTTCAGCGAGCGCTACAAGCTGCAGCGCTTCGGTCGCGGCGGGTTCGTCTCGGCCGCCATCCGCACCGGCGTGCCGATCGTGCCGACCTCGGTCGTCGGCGCCGAGGAGATCTACCCCCTGGTCGGCAACGTGCCGTCGCTGGCGCGCCTGCTCGGCATCCCCTACCTGCCGATCACGCCGCTGTTCCCCCTGCTCGGGCCGCTGGGCATGATCCCGCTGCCGTCGAAGTGGCTCATCGAGTTCGGCGAGCCGATCCGCACCGACGACTACGACACCGGCGCCGCCGACGACCCGATGCTGGTGTTCAACGTGACCGACCAGGTGCGCGAGTCGATCCAGCAGACGCTCTACACGCTGCTGGTCAAGCGCCGCTCCGTCTTCGGCTGA
- the proC gene encoding pyrroline-5-carboxylate reductase — MSGTGTVAVIGAGVMGETLLSGLVRGGYDPGSLLVVEKRRERAAELAERYGVRVVADLAEVAGSDTVALVVKPQDMGSVLAEIAPHVVPGQLVVSLAAGITTAYVEGRLPAGVPVVRVMPNTPALVDEGMAAISPGSHCDEEHLARAEAMLAATGRVVRVPEKQQDAVTAISGSGPAYLFFVVESMIEAGVHLGLPRSTATELVVQTLVGSAKMLRETGEHPTVLRERVTSPGGTTAAAIRQLEDHKVRAAFIGAMEAARDRSVALAASDD, encoded by the coding sequence GTGAGCGGCACGGGCACCGTGGCCGTCATCGGTGCGGGCGTGATGGGCGAGACCCTGCTCTCGGGCCTGGTGCGCGGCGGCTACGACCCGGGCTCGTTGCTGGTGGTCGAGAAGCGCCGCGAGCGGGCCGCCGAGCTGGCGGAGCGCTACGGCGTGCGCGTCGTGGCCGACCTCGCCGAGGTCGCGGGATCGGACACCGTCGCGCTGGTCGTCAAGCCGCAGGACATGGGCAGCGTGCTCGCCGAGATCGCGCCCCACGTGGTGCCCGGCCAGCTCGTGGTCAGCCTGGCGGCCGGCATCACCACGGCGTACGTCGAGGGCCGACTGCCGGCAGGTGTCCCCGTCGTCCGCGTCATGCCCAACACCCCGGCCCTGGTCGACGAGGGCATGGCCGCGATCTCGCCCGGCAGCCACTGCGACGAGGAGCACCTGGCCCGCGCCGAGGCGATGCTGGCCGCGACCGGACGCGTGGTGCGGGTGCCGGAGAAGCAGCAGGACGCGGTCACGGCGATCAGCGGCTCCGGTCCGGCGTACCTGTTCTTCGTGGTGGAGTCGATGATCGAGGCCGGCGTGCACCTCGGGCTGCCCCGCAGCACCGCCACCGAGCTGGTCGTCCAGACGCTGGTGGGCTCGGCCAAGATGCTGCGCGAGACCGGGGAGCACCCCACGGTGCTGCGCGAGCGGGTCACCTCGCCGGGCGGCACCACGGCGGCGGCCATCCGGCAGCTCGAGGACCACAAGGTCCGGGCGGCGTTCATCGGCGCGATGGAGGCCGCACGCGACCGGTCCGTGGCCCTCGCCGCGTCCGATGACTGA
- a CDS encoding 30S ribosomal protein bS22: MGSVIKKRRKRMAKKKHRKLLKKTRVQRRRLGK, from the coding sequence GTGGGTTCTGTCATCAAGAAGCGCCGCAAGCGCATGGCGAAGAAGAAGCACCGCAAGCTGCTGAAGAAGACGCGCGTGCAGCGTCGTCGTCTGGGCAAGTAA
- a CDS encoding DUF5667 domain-containing protein translates to MRPLAPPGRAAEEFARVLDGTATPELRERYAAQLRTLERVAQVPLVSPRPAFTADLREQLLRAAETELVAGPSATVHELRPREQGRTSRRLGTVAASLVIVGGSAGMAAAAGGSLPGDALFPVKRGTEQVGTALSFGDVDKGRSLLGQAGTRLSEAQDLQGRGADDAMVAGSVDAFRSAADAGSQRLFDAYDTDPDTASLTLLRGFTATQMDVLAAMAPEADPTVASALADAADTLADIDQAALVRCGSCGPDEAVTTPQALSQGAGAATVDSLLARPASQARVDREAMDALQTAQIEQLRRMAQQRAGELGDAPAGVRDALPTIPSTPHGPVASTLTAGARAGDGLLSADGPVAGLLDGPVTELVTGVTGTVTQVTGTVPKTGTPLDQPVQDLTDTVDGVTSSVLP, encoded by the coding sequence ATGAGACCCCTCGCTCCCCCAGGCCGCGCTGCCGAGGAGTTCGCACGCGTCCTCGACGGGACGGCGACCCCGGAGCTGCGCGAGCGGTACGCCGCCCAGCTGCGCACGCTCGAGCGGGTGGCGCAGGTCCCGCTGGTCTCGCCCCGCCCCGCCTTCACCGCCGACCTGCGCGAGCAGCTGCTCCGTGCCGCCGAGACCGAGCTGGTCGCGGGGCCGTCGGCGACCGTCCACGAGCTGCGGCCGCGCGAGCAGGGCCGCACCTCGCGGCGCCTGGGCACCGTGGCCGCCAGCCTGGTGATCGTGGGCGGCTCGGCCGGCATGGCCGCCGCGGCCGGCGGATCCCTGCCGGGAGACGCGCTGTTCCCCGTCAAGCGCGGCACCGAGCAGGTGGGCACCGCCCTCAGCTTCGGCGACGTCGACAAGGGTCGCTCGCTGCTCGGCCAGGCCGGGACGCGGCTGTCCGAGGCGCAGGACCTGCAGGGCCGGGGTGCCGACGACGCCATGGTGGCGGGCTCGGTCGACGCGTTCCGCAGCGCGGCCGACGCCGGGTCGCAGCGGCTCTTCGACGCCTACGACACCGACCCCGACACCGCCTCGCTCACGCTGCTGCGCGGCTTCACCGCCACCCAGATGGACGTCCTCGCGGCGATGGCCCCCGAGGCCGACCCGACGGTGGCCTCCGCGCTCGCCGACGCCGCCGACACCCTGGCCGACATCGACCAGGCGGCGCTGGTGCGCTGCGGCAGCTGCGGGCCCGACGAGGCCGTGACCACGCCGCAGGCGCTCTCCCAGGGTGCCGGTGCCGCGACCGTCGACTCGCTGCTGGCCCGCCCCGCCTCCCAGGCACGGGTCGACCGCGAGGCCATGGACGCGCTCCAGACCGCGCAGATCGAGCAGCTCCGCCGGATGGCCCAGCAGCGTGCCGGCGAGCTCGGCGACGCTCCGGCCGGGGTGCGCGACGCGCTCCCGACGATCCCCAGCACCCCGCACGGCCCCGTGGCGAGCACCCTCACCGCCGGCGCCCGCGCCGGCGACGGACTGCTGTCGGCCGACGGCCCGGTCGCGGGCCTGCTCGACGGCCCGGTGACCGAGCTGGTCACCGGCGTGACCGGCACCGTCACCCAGGTCACCGGCACGGTGCCGAAGACCGGCACCCCGCTCGACCAGCCGGTCCAGGACCTGACCGACACGGTCGACGGCGTCACCAGCAGCGTCCTGCCCTGA
- a CDS encoding acetoin utilization protein AcuC, with amino-acid sequence MTEPPAGPGARSCRASLVYDESLTRYDFGSDHPMNPVRVDLTVDLARAVGVLDGLRLVDAPDATEDDLVTVHDPALIEAVMATSNDPTKVDLARGLGNDDNPTFRGMHEAGRHVVGASIEAARQVWSGEVDHAANIAGGLHHAMPDRVSGFCVYNDVAVAIRWLLANGARKVAYVDVDVHHGDGVEQIFYNDPRVLTVSLHETGQMLFPGTGFPQDSGGPEALGTAVNVALPPGTADAGWLRAFHAVVPPLLREFAPDVLVTQQGCDSHRDDPLAHLALSVDGQRASYLALHDLAHEAAGGRWLAFGGGGYAVVDVVPRAWTHLLAVVSGHPLDPTLDTPADWRDQVAERLGVRAPSRMTDGRSVAYQDWSGGFDPDTWLDRAVQATRDAVFPEHGLDPLM; translated from the coding sequence ATGACTGAGCCGCCCGCCGGGCCCGGGGCCCGGAGCTGCCGCGCGAGCCTGGTCTACGACGAGTCGCTGACCCGCTACGACTTCGGCTCCGACCACCCGATGAACCCCGTGCGGGTGGACCTCACCGTCGACCTCGCCCGCGCCGTCGGCGTCCTCGACGGGCTGCGGCTCGTCGACGCCCCCGACGCCACCGAGGACGACCTCGTCACCGTGCACGACCCGGCGCTGATCGAGGCCGTGATGGCCACGAGCAACGACCCGACCAAGGTCGACCTGGCCCGCGGGCTCGGCAACGACGACAACCCGACCTTCCGCGGCATGCACGAGGCGGGGCGCCACGTCGTGGGCGCCAGCATCGAGGCGGCGCGGCAGGTGTGGTCCGGCGAGGTCGACCACGCCGCCAACATCGCGGGCGGCCTGCACCACGCCATGCCCGACCGGGTGAGCGGCTTCTGCGTCTACAACGACGTCGCCGTGGCGATCCGCTGGCTGCTGGCCAACGGCGCGCGCAAGGTGGCCTACGTCGACGTCGACGTCCACCACGGCGACGGCGTGGAGCAGATCTTCTACAACGACCCGCGCGTGCTGACGGTGTCGCTGCACGAGACCGGCCAGATGCTGTTCCCCGGCACCGGCTTCCCGCAGGACTCCGGCGGCCCGGAGGCCCTCGGCACGGCGGTCAACGTCGCGCTCCCGCCCGGCACCGCCGACGCGGGCTGGCTGCGGGCCTTCCACGCCGTGGTGCCGCCGCTGCTGCGCGAGTTCGCGCCCGACGTGCTGGTGACCCAGCAGGGCTGCGACAGCCACCGCGACGACCCGCTGGCCCACCTCGCGCTGAGCGTCGACGGCCAGCGCGCGAGCTACCTCGCCCTGCACGACCTCGCCCACGAGGCGGCCGGCGGCCGGTGGCTGGCCTTCGGCGGCGGCGGGTACGCCGTGGTCGACGTCGTGCCGCGGGCGTGGACCCACCTGCTGGCCGTGGTCTCGGGCCACCCGCTGGACCCCACGCTCGACACCCCGGCCGACTGGCGCGACCAGGTCGCCGAGCGCCTCGGCGTACGAGCCCCGTCGCGGATGACCGACGGCCGCTCGGTGGCCTACCAGGACTGGTCGGGCGGCTTCGACCCCGACACCTGGCTCGACCGCGCGGTGCAGGCCACCCGGGACGCCGTCTTCCCCGAGCACGGCCTCGACCCGTTGATGTGA
- a CDS encoding ABC transporter permease: protein MSPRVTGAVALRVLAQLRRDHRTLAMMLVLPCLLVALLSWMYSDLPAAVGGFDRLGPALLALVPFVVMFLVTSVTTLRERTSGTLERLLALPMGRLDFLLGYLLAFGLVAVAQSAAAVLVCVGLLGLDVAGPVWLLLVVAVADAVLGTALGLLVSAFARTEFQAVQFMPALVIPQLLLCGLFVPREDLPRVLGAVADVLPLSYAVDAMQATARSASPSVGGDVAVVAAYAVGAVALGALTLRRQTR from the coding sequence GTGAGCCCCCGCGTCACCGGTGCGGTGGCGCTGCGCGTGCTGGCCCAGCTGCGTCGCGACCACCGCACCCTGGCGATGATGCTGGTGCTGCCCTGCCTGCTGGTGGCCCTGCTGTCCTGGATGTACTCCGACCTGCCCGCCGCCGTGGGCGGCTTCGACCGGCTCGGGCCCGCGCTGCTGGCGCTGGTGCCGTTCGTGGTGATGTTCCTGGTCACCTCGGTGACCACGCTGCGCGAGCGCACCTCCGGGACCCTCGAGCGGCTGCTGGCGCTGCCGATGGGGCGCCTGGACTTCCTGCTCGGCTACCTGCTCGCCTTCGGCCTGGTCGCCGTCGCGCAGTCGGCGGCCGCGGTGCTGGTGTGCGTCGGGCTGCTCGGCCTCGACGTCGCCGGGCCGGTGTGGCTGCTGCTCGTGGTGGCGGTGGCCGACGCGGTCCTCGGCACGGCGCTGGGCCTGCTCGTGTCGGCCTTCGCCCGCACCGAGTTCCAGGCCGTCCAGTTCATGCCGGCGCTGGTGATCCCGCAGCTGCTGCTGTGCGGCCTGTTCGTCCCGCGCGAGGACCTGCCGCGGGTGCTCGGGGCGGTCGCCGACGTGCTGCCCCTGTCGTACGCCGTCGACGCGATGCAGGCCACGGCGCGCTCGGCCTCCCCGTCGGTGGGCGGTGACGTCGCCGTGGTCGCGGCGTACGCCGTGGGGGCGGTCGCGCTCGGCGCCCTCACGCTCCGTCGCCAGACGCGCTGA
- a CDS encoding NAD-dependent epimerase/dehydratase family protein produces MLVTGVAGDLGRRVAVQLSRSPVVDRVIAVDVLPPRGDLAGADFVRADIRNPVIAKVIVRERIDTVVHASVTATPAAAGGRSSTKELNVIGTMQLLAACQQAPDVRKLVLKSSAAFYGASHRDPAMFTEGMTAKRLAGGGFAKDISEVESYTRGFARRRPDVAVTTLRMANVIGPQITTAMTGYFGLPVVPTVLGHNPRLQLLHEQDALDALEHAVASEVTGTYNVAGDGVLTLGQAVRRLGRPSVPLPGFAVPSFGSAIRQTKVADFSPEAVAYLRHGRGMDTTRMRTMFGFHPRFTTLEAFDDFAASLRQGVLSPERVRSAEAALVGAMRAIDGSRRTEDHVDG; encoded by the coding sequence GTGCTCGTCACCGGAGTCGCCGGTGATCTCGGGCGCCGCGTCGCGGTGCAGCTGTCGAGGTCACCGGTGGTCGACCGCGTCATCGCGGTCGACGTGCTGCCGCCGCGGGGAGACCTGGCGGGAGCGGACTTCGTGCGCGCCGACATCCGCAACCCGGTCATCGCCAAGGTGATCGTGCGGGAGCGGATCGACACCGTCGTGCACGCCAGCGTGACGGCCACCCCGGCGGCGGCCGGGGGGCGCTCCTCGACCAAGGAGCTCAACGTCATCGGGACGATGCAGCTCCTGGCCGCCTGCCAGCAGGCGCCCGACGTGCGCAAGCTGGTGCTCAAGTCCAGCGCCGCGTTCTACGGCGCCTCGCACCGCGACCCGGCCATGTTCACCGAGGGCATGACGGCCAAGCGGCTCGCGGGCGGCGGGTTCGCCAAGGACATCAGCGAGGTCGAGTCCTACACCCGTGGCTTCGCGCGCCGCCGCCCCGACGTCGCGGTGACGACGCTGCGGATGGCCAACGTCATCGGACCGCAGATCACCACCGCGATGACCGGCTACTTCGGGCTGCCGGTCGTCCCGACCGTGCTGGGCCACAACCCGCGGCTGCAGCTGCTCCACGAGCAGGACGCCCTCGACGCGCTGGAGCACGCCGTCGCCTCCGAGGTGACCGGCACCTACAACGTCGCCGGCGACGGGGTCCTCACCCTCGGCCAGGCCGTCCGCCGCCTCGGTCGCCCCTCGGTGCCGCTCCCCGGCTTCGCCGTGCCGTCGTTCGGCTCGGCCATCCGGCAGACCAAGGTCGCCGACTTCTCGCCCGAGGCCGTCGCCTACCTGCGCCACGGCCGCGGCATGGACACCACGCGGATGCGCACGATGTTCGGCTTCCACCCGCGCTTCACCACCCTCGAGGCCTTCGACGACTTCGCCGCCTCGCTGCGCCAGGGGGTGCTCTCGCCCGAGCGGGTCCGCTCCGCCGAGGCCGCGCTGGTCGGGGCGATGCGCGCGATCGACGGCTCCCGACGCACCGAGGACCACGTCGATGGGTGA